The following are encoded in a window of Mycoplasmopsis bovis PG45 genomic DNA:
- a CDS encoding MAG3720 family protein, translated as MRTLKKHNYFGAFYLSEKEIEFVVLSFIGTRYIPVYHRSFIYDANDKTQLKLNINQIKSELSSKSSFLNKKEPYSIEYSLILADKYLGYKEKSLQIKTDYLTFNLHEQKVSDNTINQYQNEINKSNSLPNTFVISNKTYLYQLFSEHNYSKEYLQMPYEKEGKKLVTNQLLITVDNTSFIATLHLLLNNAGFNIKKVLLESECLNINKLDNKFRLIVNFSWNFVSFLGLVNNNPFFYKKYVLDIEKINELFTKEANVSLHNLDLLINSVVKNYDLYSSLDDSHLEKRILNVLENIIAEVSRELKIMLAENIIYPDIEILVNGKSTDFVSHILKNEIKGYSISKSENTDSLIFGSNKYFIGAAYLASENVPKISNTLELLNTIPLYKTKTPGINKILKSFYKTVNA; from the coding sequence ATGAGAACATTAAAAAAGCATAACTATTTTGGTGCATTTTATCTTAGCGAAAAAGAAATTGAATTTGTTGTGCTTTCTTTTATTGGAACACGCTACATTCCTGTTTATCATCGTTCATTTATTTATGATGCCAATGATAAAACTCAATTAAAGTTAAATATCAATCAAATTAAATCTGAGTTAAGCTCTAAGTCATCATTTTTAAATAAAAAAGAGCCTTATTCTATTGAATATTCATTAATTTTGGCTGATAAATATCTTGGCTACAAGGAAAAAAGCCTACAGATAAAAACTGATTATCTAACATTTAACTTGCATGAACAAAAAGTGTCAGATAACACTATAAATCAGTATCAAAACGAAATTAACAAAAGCAATTCACTTCCTAATACTTTTGTAATAAGTAACAAAACTTACTTATATCAGCTCTTTTCAGAGCATAATTATTCAAAAGAATATTTGCAAATGCCATATGAAAAAGAAGGCAAAAAATTAGTAACAAATCAGTTATTAATTACTGTCGATAACACTTCATTTATTGCAACATTGCATCTGCTTTTAAATAATGCAGGCTTTAATATTAAAAAGGTTCTCTTAGAATCAGAGTGCTTAAATATTAATAAGCTTGATAATAAATTTAGACTTATAGTTAATTTTTCTTGAAATTTTGTAAGTTTTCTTGGTCTTGTTAATAATAATCCATTTTTCTATAAAAAATATGTCTTAGACATAGAAAAGATAAATGAATTATTTACAAAAGAAGCTAATGTAAGTTTACATAATCTTGATTTACTAATTAATTCTGTAGTAAAAAACTATGATTTGTATTCCTCTTTAGATGATAGTCATCTAGAAAAACGAATTTTAAACGTTTTAGAAAATATTATTGCTGAAGTTTCTAGGGAATTAAAAATAATGCTAGCAGAAAATATTATTTATCCTGACATAGAAATTTTAGTTAATGGTAAAAGTACAGATTTTGTGTCTCACATTTTAAAAAATGAAATAAAAGGCTATTCTATAAGCAAGTCAGAAAATACTGATTCACTAATTTTTGGTTCTAATAAGTACTTTATTGGTGCAGCTTACTTAGCTAGTGAGAATGTGCCTAAAATAAGTAATACATTAGAATTACTAAATACTATTCCTTTATATAAAACAAAGACACCTGGAATAAACAAAATTTTAAAATCATTTTATAAAACAGTTAATGCATAA
- a CDS encoding MAG0130/MAG3770 family membrane protein produces the protein MNDINIDKLERFASYSRNKKFLYTVYFIGLLAFLYIVSVIIALLVYRKWNNVSLGLAISLMVLGVIWILFLGPVLQLFNLSFIAFRALENDPNPWRSKKPYLWILNFQTFFALYAYNLINNRKHWFTKDEKQKLVTWLFNQNDNISLMNK, from the coding sequence ATGAATGACATTAACATTGACAAATTAGAAAGATTTGCTTCATATTCAAGAAACAAAAAATTTCTCTATACCGTCTATTTTATAGGCTTATTAGCATTCTTATATATTGTTTCAGTTATTATTGCACTACTTGTATACCGTAAATGAAATAATGTTTCATTAGGCTTAGCCATTTCCTTAATGGTTTTAGGCGTTATCTGAATATTATTTTTAGGGCCGGTTTTGCAATTATTTAATTTATCATTCATAGCATTTAGAGCATTAGAAAACGATCCTAATCCATGACGCAGTAAGAAACCATATCTTTGAATCTTAAATTTTCAGACTTTTTTTGCCCTATATGCCTATAATCTAATCAATAATAGAAAGCACTGATTTACAAAGGACGAAAAGCAAAAACTAGTTACATGACTATTTAACCAAAATGATAATATTAGCCTAATGAATAAATAA
- the uvrB gene encoding excinuclease ABC subunit UvrB gives MYSFKLHSTYAPAGDQPKAINELVEGIKNNVKEQVLQGVTGSGKTFTIANVINKFNRPVLVLSHNKTLASQLYSELKGFFPENKVEYFVSYFDYYRPEAYIPSSDSYIDKTSKRNAEIDSMRMSAVNSILSRNDTIVVASVSAIYGALNPYEYENNFMTIHKGQKISRNDFIRMLIKRNYFRNDANSELGSFAVKGDLVLIQPIYDNSFMIRVDFFGDEIESIKTLHPITKEVFQSYNEFLLFPGDAYTVNNDIIKQTVELAKIELDERIAYFEKNNRLLETQRIKERVERDLDSLAEFGTCPGIENYSMYLDNRTFGQRPYTLLDYFHDKNPIVFIDESHMMMPQLRAMFKGDRSRKQTLVDYGFRLPSALDNRPLTFDEFETSFDFQKIYISATPDEYELDKTNGIVTTLFVRPTGLLNPLIEVRPAKGQIEDIYDELQKQKERGERTLILTTTKSLAEELTRFFMEKNEKIAYIHSEHKTFERNEILRKLRKGIYDCVVGINLLREGIDLPEVSLIMVLDADNESFFRSTRSLIQITGRAARNSNGRVIFYADSVSKSMHETMLQNSEIRQIQEQYNLKHNIIPKTIIKPIPEPIHNQKMTDAISFYFKNSNSKNQDEKLSKDELIEKLRKQMEQAAKELDYERAMEMRDIIIELREGNISKSKEP, from the coding sequence ATGTATAGTTTTAAATTGCATTCAACATATGCTCCTGCTGGCGACCAGCCTAAAGCAATTAATGAATTGGTAGAAGGCATTAAAAATAATGTTAAGGAACAAGTGCTACAAGGTGTAACAGGAAGTGGAAAAACATTTACTATTGCAAATGTCATTAATAAGTTTAACCGCCCGGTTTTGGTTTTGTCACACAATAAAACATTAGCAAGCCAGCTATATAGCGAATTAAAAGGCTTTTTTCCTGAAAACAAGGTTGAATACTTTGTTTCATATTTTGACTATTACCGTCCTGAAGCATATATTCCATCTAGTGATTCATATATTGATAAAACTAGTAAGCGCAATGCTGAAATAGATTCAATGCGTATGAGCGCAGTTAACTCAATTTTAAGCCGTAATGATACTATTGTTGTAGCCTCTGTGTCGGCTATTTATGGTGCTCTAAATCCATATGAGTATGAAAATAATTTTATGACTATACATAAAGGTCAAAAAATTTCACGTAATGATTTTATTAGAATGCTTATAAAAAGAAATTACTTTCGTAATGATGCTAATTCAGAACTAGGATCATTTGCTGTTAAGGGTGACTTAGTTTTGATACAACCAATTTATGATAATTCATTTATGATTAGAGTTGATTTTTTTGGTGACGAAATTGAATCAATTAAGACATTGCACCCAATAACAAAAGAAGTGTTTCAAAGTTATAATGAATTTTTACTATTCCCTGGTGATGCATATACTGTTAATAATGACATAATTAAGCAAACTGTAGAATTAGCCAAAATTGAATTAGATGAGCGTATTGCATATTTTGAAAAAAACAATAGATTATTAGAAACTCAAAGAATAAAAGAACGGGTTGAAAGAGACCTTGATTCATTAGCTGAATTTGGAACCTGCCCTGGAATTGAAAATTACTCTATGTACCTTGATAACAGGACTTTTGGTCAAAGACCCTATACATTATTAGACTACTTCCATGACAAAAATCCTATTGTTTTTATTGATGAATCACATATGATGATGCCACAATTAAGAGCTATGTTTAAAGGTGATAGATCTCGCAAGCAGACCTTAGTTGATTATGGTTTTAGACTACCTAGTGCTTTAGATAACAGACCATTAACTTTTGATGAATTTGAAACTAGTTTTGATTTTCAAAAAATATATATTTCTGCTACTCCAGATGAATATGAATTAGACAAAACTAATGGTATTGTAACTACTTTATTTGTTCGTCCAACTGGATTACTAAATCCTTTAATTGAAGTAAGACCTGCTAAAGGCCAAATTGAAGATATATATGATGAGTTACAAAAACAAAAAGAAAGAGGTGAAAGAACGCTAATTCTAACTACAACAAAATCGTTGGCTGAAGAATTAACTAGATTCTTTATGGAGAAAAATGAGAAAATTGCTTATATTCATAGCGAGCACAAAACATTTGAAAGGAATGAAATTTTAAGAAAACTTAGAAAAGGTATTTATGATTGTGTAGTCGGAATTAATTTGCTTCGTGAAGGAATTGACTTGCCTGAAGTTAGCTTAATAATGGTGCTAGATGCAGATAATGAAAGTTTTTTTCGTTCAACCAGAAGCTTAATTCAGATAACTGGTAGAGCTGCTAGAAATAGCAATGGTAGAGTTATATTTTATGCCGATTCAGTATCAAAGAGCATGCATGAAACAATGCTACAAAACAGCGAGATTCGCCAAATTCAGGAACAGTATAACTTGAAACACAACATTATTCCCAAGACTATAATAAAACCTATCCCAGAGCCTATTCATAATCAAAAAATGACTGATGCTATCTCTTTTTATTTCAAAAATTCTAATTCAAAAAATCAAGATGAAAAACTTTCAAAAGATGAATTAATTGAAAAATTAAGAAAACAAATGGAACAAGCGGCTAAAGAACTTGATTATGAAAGAGCAATGGAAATGAGAGATATTATTATTGAACTGCGCGAAGGTAATATAAGTAAAAGTAAGGAGCCATAA
- a CDS encoding Bsp6I family type II restriction endonuclease, with protein sequence MNVSKVTKDRYTKIIDLYPVWKYLTNHIKNIYTRGVNFHESFSEIIVCYVNDYYLSSGNGSEDALTNDFKKVQIKATSNWNLDITSFGPKSEFDILEFARLDQTQDLLYLYKIPIDDLKMINVNSHNTFEKFQKDGKRPRLSIIKNYIEKYGIKHYAVVSLQTGDIIKSDIA encoded by the coding sequence ATGAATGTTAGCAAAGTAACTAAGGATAGATATACCAAGATAATAGATCTTTATCCTGTTTGAAAATATTTAACCAATCATATTAAAAATATTTATACGCGTGGAGTTAATTTTCATGAATCATTTAGTGAAATAATAGTTTGTTATGTTAATGACTATTATTTAAGCTCTGGAAATGGTTCTGAAGACGCATTAACAAATGATTTTAAAAAAGTTCAAATTAAAGCAACTTCAAATTGAAATCTTGACATAACAAGTTTTGGTCCCAAAAGCGAGTTTGACATTTTAGAATTTGCAAGATTAGATCAAACACAAGATCTCCTGTACTTATATAAAATTCCTATTGATGATTTGAAAATGATAAATGTTAATTCGCATAATACATTCGAGAAGTTCCAAAAAGATGGAAAGAGACCTAGATTGTCAATAATTAAGAACTATATTGAAAAGTATGGTATTAAGCATTATGCTGTTGTTAGCCTGCAAACTGGTGATATTATAAAGTCAGATATAGCATAG
- the rsmH gene encoding 16S rRNA (cytosine(1402)-N(4))-methyltransferase RsmH — protein MKNKHIPILLKEAINSLNIKSNGIYVDLTVGMGGHSAEILKKLDNGMLVGFDKDLFAIEESRKRLSKIGLNFQLIHSDFVNVTDELAKLNITAVDGILVDLGISSPQVDNAERGFSYNKDARLDMRMNTNQVLDAHFVVNNYDENNLISIFYNYAEVKLAKQVANAIAKNRPINTTLELSEIIKSAYPAKLLSQKNPCKAVFQAIRIEVNNEFSSIESMLSQALNLLKKDSSLAVISFHSLEDSLVKKFFGNLIKSKHPSKMPIKEDKKYIVKVYNPSKSEIELNNRSRSAKLRVLTKLT, from the coding sequence ATGAAAAATAAGCATATACCAATTTTGTTAAAAGAAGCAATTAACTCATTAAATATCAAAAGTAATGGAATTTATGTTGACCTTACTGTTGGTATGGGCGGGCATTCTGCTGAGATACTAAAAAAACTTGATAATGGCATGCTAGTCGGTTTTGACAAAGATCTTTTTGCGATAGAAGAGAGTCGAAAAAGATTAAGTAAAATTGGCTTAAATTTTCAATTAATTCACTCTGATTTTGTAAATGTAACAGATGAATTAGCAAAATTGAATATTACTGCTGTTGATGGTATATTAGTTGATTTAGGAATTTCTAGCCCACAAGTTGATAATGCTGAAAGAGGATTTAGTTACAACAAGGATGCAAGATTAGATATGCGTATGAATACTAATCAAGTATTAGATGCTCATTTTGTAGTCAATAACTATGATGAAAACAATTTAATTTCAATTTTTTATAACTATGCAGAGGTAAAGCTTGCTAAGCAAGTTGCGAATGCTATTGCAAAAAATAGACCAATTAATACCACATTAGAGTTATCTGAAATTATAAAGTCAGCATACCCCGCAAAGTTACTAAGTCAAAAAAATCCATGTAAGGCTGTTTTTCAGGCAATTAGGATTGAAGTAAATAATGAATTTAGTTCAATTGAATCAATGCTTTCACAGGCACTTAACTTGCTAAAAAAAGACTCATCTTTAGCAGTTATAAGTTTTCATTCATTAGAAGATTCACTTGTCAAAAAATTCTTCGGGAATTTAATAAAAAGCAAACATCCATCAAAGATGCCAATTAAGGAAGATAAAAAATACATTGTTAAGGTTTATAACCCTTCGAAATCAGAAATTGAATTAAATAACAGATCAAGGAGCGCAAAACTAAGAGTATTAACTAAATTAACATAG
- a CDS encoding DNA cytosine methyltransferase: MYKVGSLFAGVGGIDLGFEQTGKFKTIWANEFDKNALLTYKSNFSTFVSNVDIRKVNVNDIPDVDIILSGFPCTSFSIAGYRKGFEDEKSGDLFFETLRVIVSKQPKAFLLENVKNLVGHDDGKTFKIIKQSLEANGYFIKFAILNAKDYGDIPQNRERIYIVGFKDKHSHDAFSFPLPVKLRTSINDCLEVNVDDDSFYYSADKNVFYSKLAIEIKNSNSIYQWRRKYVRENKNGVCPTLTANMGTGGHNVPLILTKKGIRKLTPRECFNFQGFPSSFKLPNIVKSQLYKQAGNSVVVPVIRRIAEKIFVALDK; the protein is encoded by the coding sequence ATGTATAAAGTAGGTAGCTTGTTTGCTGGAGTTGGCGGGATTGACTTAGGTTTTGAACAAACCGGAAAATTCAAGACCATATGAGCAAATGAATTTGACAAAAATGCATTATTGACGTATAAGTCTAACTTTTCTACATTTGTTTCAAACGTAGACATTAGAAAAGTAAATGTTAATGACATTCCTGATGTTGATATTATTCTATCTGGATTTCCATGCACATCATTTAGCATCGCAGGTTATCGCAAAGGATTTGAGGATGAAAAATCTGGGGATTTGTTTTTTGAAACGCTAAGAGTAATTGTTTCAAAGCAACCAAAGGCATTTCTTTTAGAAAATGTTAAAAACTTAGTTGGTCATGACGACGGCAAGACTTTTAAAATTATCAAGCAGTCATTAGAGGCGAATGGATACTTTATTAAGTTTGCAATTTTAAATGCTAAAGATTATGGAGATATTCCACAGAATAGAGAGCGTATTTATATTGTTGGTTTTAAAGACAAACATTCACATGATGCTTTCTCTTTTCCGCTACCTGTTAAACTAAGAACATCAATAAATGATTGTTTAGAAGTTAATGTTGATGATGACAGTTTTTACTATTCTGCAGACAAAAATGTTTTTTACAGTAAACTTGCTATTGAAATTAAAAATTCTAATTCTATCTATCAGTGAAGAAGAAAATATGTAAGAGAAAACAAAAATGGTGTTTGTCCTACGCTAACTGCAAATATGGGAACCGGCGGGCATAACGTGCCTTTAATTTTGACTAAAAAAGGCATAAGAAAACTAACTCCACGTGAGTGTTTTAATTTTCAAGGTTTTCCATCTTCATTTAAGCTACCTAATATTGTTAAATCACAGTTGTATAAACAGGCAGGCAATTCAGTTGTTGTGCCTGTGATAAGAAGAATTGCAGAAAAAATATTTGTTGCTCTTGACAAATAA
- a CDS encoding glycine cleavage system protein H, protein MKKLIGKFTLEYLDGKNEYVLRLTPDAQDELISIKELKILVKENSAYSTDELFMIIHTAKEEKEFKMPIKASIIKINDSILAKPTLISSVYDDENWIATLKDINKEEYDKLDEFAMWDRYQSLIS, encoded by the coding sequence ATGAAAAAGTTAATTGGTAAATTTACACTTGAATACTTAGATGGCAAAAATGAATATGTTTTAAGACTTACTCCTGATGCGCAAGACGAGTTGATTTCAATTAAAGAATTAAAGATATTAGTAAAAGAAAACTCTGCTTATAGTACAGATGAATTATTTATGATAATTCACACAGCTAAAGAAGAAAAAGAATTTAAAATGCCAATTAAAGCATCAATTATAAAAATTAATGATTCTATTCTTGCTAAACCAACTTTAATTTCATCTGTCTATGACGATGAAAACTGAATTGCAACTTTAAAAGATATCAATAAAGAAGAGTATGATAAATTAGATGAATTTGCAATGTGAGATAGATATCAATCATTAATAAGCTAA
- the mraZ gene encoding division/cell wall cluster transcriptional repressor MraZ, with the protein MFGEFTRTIDEKNRIAIPAKLRDSLGSKFYITIGLDDVVELRSEETFMTFSNKLIAQSQFSSEARLIRRAWLGKSQEIELDSQGRFTIPKQFLTHAAIQKEVLLIGVGDLVELWSVEQYAKYESELDKNSVANAAAKLAEKN; encoded by the coding sequence ATGTTTGGTGAATTTACGCGGACAATTGATGAAAAAAACAGAATTGCAATTCCGGCTAAATTAAGAGATAGCTTAGGCAGCAAGTTTTATATCACAATTGGTCTTGATGACGTTGTTGAATTAAGAAGTGAAGAGACTTTTATGACTTTTAGCAATAAGTTAATTGCTCAAAGTCAATTCAGCTCAGAAGCTCGTTTAATCAGAAGAGCATGACTTGGCAAAAGTCAGGAAATTGAACTTGATTCACAAGGCCGTTTTACAATTCCAAAACAATTTTTAACCCATGCAGCTATCCAAAAAGAAGTTCTACTTATTGGCGTTGGTGATTTAGTCGAATTATGAAGTGTAGAACAGTATGCAAAGTATGAAAGCGAATTAGACAAAAACTCAGTTGCAAATGCTGCAGCTAAGTTAGCAGAAAAAAACTAA
- a CDS encoding TrkH family potassium uptake protein, whose amino-acid sequence MRSNKFAYRWRNSKFRNFLRKIKLWTKNGTKVKFILLMYALVVLIITLFLNSKITHNPSYVAENKITFWDAFFTTCSAFSNTGLVSHPTYKAWNMFGQSLIAIAALLGGFGLFALKIFLINVIFMKGHVSLSDVELVSYERGHSDFFKNKRMIIDSMIFLMVTLVLASIGLSFYFYYVAPKTELAHLREVVNNNSVNFDNPYRNWSHSFRFGIFHAISAINNAGFDIIGDNSLMPYYKNIGLQVIIMILFLIGGIGYPVIHDVVNYIRIKSINKNAYYNWSLFTKISVVTYLIVTLFGFIFVISFELSSTDSIFKSNLQYYGNNAYKTWSLLFMVISTRSAGFSTLNLHLLSEPTLWVLGTLMFIGAAPASTGGGIRTTTFAILFLLIISKVFGRPNVRAFKRQVDSDTVKMSTIVSTISVVLVGFVSLVVMSSFDNFSGLVPRSQYNATHIFFEVFSAFGTSGLTTGITSSLNVGSKIVLSVLMFIGQFGVSSSVLIWTSKKNYAYKYNYISESVTIG is encoded by the coding sequence ATGAGATCAAATAAATTTGCCTATCGATGAAGAAACAGTAAATTTAGAAATTTTCTTAGAAAAATCAAATTGTGAACTAAGAATGGTACAAAAGTTAAATTTATATTACTAATGTATGCATTAGTGGTTTTAATAATCACTCTTTTTCTTAATAGCAAAATAACTCATAATCCTAGTTATGTTGCCGAAAACAAAATTACTTTTTGAGACGCATTTTTTACAACCTGTAGTGCTTTTAGCAACACTGGATTGGTTAGTCACCCCACATATAAAGCATGAAATATGTTTGGGCAGAGTCTGATTGCTATTGCCGCACTTTTAGGTGGTTTTGGCCTCTTTGCTTTAAAAATATTTTTGATTAATGTCATATTTATGAAAGGTCATGTAAGCCTAAGTGATGTTGAATTAGTTTCATATGAAAGAGGCCACTCTGACTTTTTTAAAAACAAGAGAATGATTATTGATTCAATGATCTTCTTGATGGTAACTTTAGTATTAGCAAGCATTGGTTTATCATTTTATTTTTATTATGTTGCTCCAAAAACAGAACTAGCACACCTAAGAGAGGTTGTTAATAATAATTCAGTTAACTTTGATAACCCTTATCGTAATTGAAGCCATAGTTTTCGATTTGGTATTTTTCATGCTATAAGTGCAATTAATAATGCTGGCTTTGACATAATCGGCGACAATTCATTAATGCCATATTATAAAAATATTGGTTTACAAGTAATAATTATGATCTTGTTTTTGATAGGTGGCATTGGATATCCAGTTATTCATGATGTGGTTAACTATATAAGAATTAAAAGCATTAATAAAAATGCATATTACAATTGAAGTTTATTTACTAAAATCTCTGTAGTTACATATTTAATTGTTACATTATTTGGCTTTATTTTTGTAATTTCATTTGAATTATCATCTACTGATTCGATTTTCAAGTCTAATTTACAGTACTATGGGAACAATGCATACAAAACTTGATCACTATTATTTATGGTAATATCAACACGTAGTGCTGGATTTTCAACGCTTAATTTGCATCTTCTATCTGAGCCTACATTATGAGTTTTGGGAACTTTAATGTTCATTGGTGCTGCACCTGCTTCTACTGGCGGTGGCATAAGAACAACAACCTTTGCAATTTTATTCTTATTAATTATAAGCAAGGTATTTGGCCGGCCAAATGTTAGAGCATTTAAGCGTCAAGTTGATAGCGACACAGTGAAAATGAGTACAATTGTTTCAACCATAAGTGTAGTTTTAGTTGGCTTTGTTTCTTTAGTTGTTATGTCTAGTTTTGATAACTTTAGTGGTTTGGTTCCTAGATCTCAATATAATGCTACACATATATTTTTTGAAGTTTTTTCTGCTTTTGGAACTTCGGGATTAACAACAGGAATTACTAGTTCACTAAATGTTGGTTCTAAGATTGTTTTAAGTGTATTAATGTTCATTGGACAATTTGGGGTAAGCAGTAGCGTCTTAATATGAACTAGCAAGAAAAATTATGCCTATAAATACAATTACATATCTGAATCAGTTACAATTGGATAA
- a CDS encoding potassium channel family protein gives MAKKRNQDICIIGTGRFGSAVIGQLSKMDCSLLLVDSDEHVLNEYKDVAQKIVVADATNIKALKALNIAEMDTVVVAVSDNIEIVAALLELNVKNLIVRAKSKTHARVLKQIGANVIIQPEYEAGVRTALIAANPNFMRFSQNLQEIGDNFVMGTTSLNSQFFEGKPIKEIKFRDLGVSVVLIKRGARSILPSGLTTLERGDLLTLIGKVEDVTVMLAELNK, from the coding sequence ATGGCTAAAAAAAGAAATCAAGACATATGCATTATAGGCACTGGTCGTTTTGGTAGTGCAGTTATTGGACAATTATCTAAAATGGATTGTTCTCTTTTATTAGTTGATAGCGATGAGCATGTATTAAATGAATATAAAGATGTGGCACAAAAAATAGTTGTAGCAGATGCTACAAACATTAAAGCCTTAAAAGCCTTGAACATAGCCGAAATGGATACAGTGGTTGTAGCTGTTTCAGACAATATTGAAATAGTAGCTGCACTATTAGAACTGAATGTTAAAAACTTAATTGTTAGGGCCAAATCTAAAACCCATGCCAGGGTATTGAAACAAATTGGTGCCAATGTAATTATTCAGCCTGAATATGAAGCGGGTGTAAGAACTGCCTTAATAGCTGCTAATCCTAACTTTATGCGTTTTAGCCAAAACTTGCAAGAAATTGGCGACAATTTCGTAATGGGAACTACTTCCTTAAACTCACAGTTTTTTGAAGGAAAACCAATTAAAGAAATTAAATTCAGAGACCTTGGGGTAAGTGTTGTTTTAATTAAAAGAGGCGCTAGAAGCATTTTGCCTAGCGGGCTAACAACCTTAGAAAGAGGAGATTTACTTACCTTAATTGGTAAAGTTGAAGATGTTACGGTAATGCTTGCCGAACTAAATAAATAA
- a CDS encoding cell division protein FtsZ, producing MNDSTVFPNLKVKVFGIGGAGNNAINNIIADDQFDSSAIEFWAINTDSQHLQDNRNKCENKLLLANPIYSGCGAGGDPKVGKECALNSIDQIKEILADTNVLILAAGLGGGTGTGATPVIADVAKKMGILTIAILTTPFDMEGEIKKSIALAGINEIKNHSNSYSLVSNQQILETYKDFPLNMAMQMADKKLKNLIKNVIDIINLSWFINIDFHDLKNVLENGQNTFIGYAKTSGSDKVKKAVDEVVSDNISEIKSNNNYKNLLVSFHIDSKGTLTEINEAIELLKEHFGTDTHIKFGIINDAWTDEREDFFTIGIIAGQGEIHSSIDYHNKIKGSKDNSLINEQTNIINVENTDEYDQIVTKNEKILEQNSDLIPDFFK from the coding sequence ATGAACGATTCAACAGTTTTTCCAAATTTAAAGGTTAAAGTTTTTGGAATCGGTGGTGCTGGTAACAATGCAATTAATAACATAATTGCAGACGATCAATTTGATAGTTCAGCAATTGAGTTTTGAGCAATTAATACTGATTCACAGCACTTACAAGACAACAGAAACAAATGCGAAAATAAATTGTTATTAGCTAATCCAATATACAGCGGTTGTGGTGCTGGTGGTGATCCTAAGGTTGGAAAAGAATGCGCTTTAAATTCTATTGACCAAATCAAAGAAATTTTAGCTGACACAAACGTTTTGATCCTAGCAGCAGGCCTTGGTGGTGGCACTGGCACTGGAGCAACACCTGTTATTGCAGATGTAGCTAAAAAAATGGGAATACTAACAATTGCTATTCTTACAACACCTTTTGATATGGAAGGTGAAATTAAAAAAAGTATTGCATTAGCTGGAATAAATGAAATCAAAAATCATTCAAATTCCTACTCATTAGTTTCAAATCAACAAATTTTGGAAACTTACAAAGACTTTCCATTAAATATGGCTATGCAAATGGCTGATAAGAAGCTAAAAAACCTTATTAAAAATGTAATTGATATTATAAATCTAAGTTGGTTTATAAATATTGACTTCCATGATTTAAAAAATGTTTTAGAAAATGGTCAGAATACTTTCATTGGCTATGCTAAAACTAGTGGGTCTGACAAAGTTAAAAAAGCAGTCGATGAAGTTGTTAGTGACAACATTAGTGAAATAAAGAGCAATAATAACTATAAAAATTTATTAGTCTCATTTCATATCGACTCTAAAGGCACATTAACAGAAATTAATGAGGCAATAGAACTATTGAAAGAACACTTTGGCACTGACACACACATTAAATTTGGCATTATTAATGATGCTTGAACAGATGAAAGAGAAGATTTTTTCACAATAGGTATAATTGCTGGTCAAGGCGAAATACATAGTAGCATTGACTATCATAACAAGATAAAAGGGTCAAAAGATAATTCATTAATAAATGAGCAAACTAATATCATCAATGTAGAAAACACTGATGAATACGACCAAATTGTTACTAAAAATGAAAAAATCTTAGAACAAAATTCTGACCTAATTCCTGATTTTTTTAAGTAG